AAATTATTACTCCGAACCAAACTGCTTTTTTAAACGGAGAGTATCCGCTCAAACTTTCTGATGCTGTGTGGTAAATATATCCGATTGATAAACCGATTCCGACAGTCCAAATAAATATTTCAACCGGCTGTGTATGTACATTAGAATCAATATTCAATACAATATATAAAAAATAACGTCCTAAAAAATAGAAACCGGTAATTATTGCCGGTGCTGAAAAATTGATTTTACTGCCGGATTTTTTAATACTCCTGTTTTCTAAAAGTCCTAATACAAAAAACATGAGTGTAATAGATATTCCGTCTGCTAATCCGTGAAGAATGTCGTGTTTTAAGGAAGTTCCGTAATATAACACACCCTCAAGAAAACCCAACATCCATAATATTGAAAATGCTGCTCCAAATTTTAAACCTATTGTATATTTTGTACCGCTGATTTTATCTTTAATCAGATTAAATATAATTGCTAATAAACTGAATGTTACCAGTAAATCTACAGCGATTATCGGCCCGAAAATACCTTGTTTATAAAAAATACTGACAGGAACTCCTTCTTTTTTCGGATCCGGTGCAAATTGATGTAAAAAAATACAAATACCGGTAAATAAAAAAATAACGATAATATTCTTCCAATTTGTTCTGAAAAATTTAATCATTGTTTATTCAATTTTTTTATCCATAATGATTTCATATTTACTGTCTTATCATTATCAACTGTTATTTCTGCATTCCATTTATATGCTTTTACCCATACTGTCCCGGGAATAGGGGAATATGCTTCGACAGGCTGTAATGTAATTATAATTTTGTTGTTATTGCTGTTTATCTGATATTCTCCGGCAACAATACCTGTAATACTGTCAGATTCCATTGAAAACTTTCCTTTAATTTCAATATTTTCTTTTAGATTAATAATATCAGGTACAGGAGGTGAAAATGTAATTCCGACAAAACGGTTGTGAGATGAATATGTCATCTTTTTCAACTCCCTGTGCCCGGTGTTTTCAACAAAATGATAATTCATATCGTCAAGTTTGTAATTATCTTTTTCATTAATATTAATAAAAGATAATTGCCCGTCATATTCAGTGTTTATTTGTGCAATTACAGGTTTTGTTGCATACCTGGCCATATAAACAAAATTCCCGTTTGCTAAACCGGGAATTTTTCCGGGTTTGTATTCAATATCATCAATTATTACTTTAATTTCCGTATCCGGTCTTTGAACAAGATTGAACCCGTGCATATAAAAAAACGGGAAGAAAGGAAATGTTTTTATCCCTCCTCCAACAGGTGCCAACATCGAAGTTAGTTTGTTTTCGCTTTTCTTTTCAATAATCTTTACATCAATTTTTCTGCCTGATTTATCACGCATTTTTAAAAATGAATTAAGTCCCTGTTCTGAAACATTTAACGCATATTCCATTTCCTTGTTTTCAAACAAATCATCCTCAAACAATACTCCGTCAGCAAATACGGAATCTGTGTAATAAACATCATTTTGTCCGTCTTTACCATATAGAATTACAGTAGCTCCTTTACCTCTGCTGTCGTTATAAAGTTGTAATTCAATTGTTCTGTATTCTGTGTCTCCGTCAAAATCTACCAACATTAACTTTTCCATTGGTTTGATGTTTATATCAAAAGGAATGTAAAATATATCTGAATCATCTGTTTTGTAGATATCACCGGGATTTTTTAAATTTCCTAAATATTTTTCCTGATTTACAGAAAATTCTTTCGAGCTCATGCATGAAAAAAACCCTGATATTATTACAAAAAAAACAATAATAAAACAGGTATTTGGTTTTAACTCATTAAAATTGAATGCGATGTAATGTAATTTCATAATTTGTACCTTCTTTTATGATTAATAAGAATTTTGCCTTCTATACTGTATGATAGTATATTTGAAAAAAAGGTACGGGTAAGATGTATTTTATTTAAATTTTTTTAACGGATAAGTTTTATATTCCAAATTCGGCAGATTTTTGTAAACAGCTTCAATATCATCAATTTGTTTAATGCGAGCAGCAGCCATTTTATAATATTCGGGCTTATTAGCAGCTTCGCTGACTATATTAAAAAGTTCGGGTGTCGTTTTTAGTGCAAAGCCAATACATTTCTCACAAGTACAACTGCTTTTGTTATTGTACCATTGACATCTGTTTCTGACATGCTTATTCAAATTCTCTTTTGCCCTGTTATATCTGCTTTTAATGATATTTACAGATACATCAATAATTGCGGAAATCTCCTTAAATGTAAAGCCGAGAAGTATTCTGAAAATAAAAACTATACGTTGTTCTTCCGTTATTCTAAACAACATAAAATGATGGCATCCGTCTTTTATTTCTTGTAATAAAGCCTTATAAATTAACTCTTTTTCAGGGTCGGTTTGCAGTTGTTTTATTTCTGACGGAACATTGTCTTTAAATTGTTCAATGCCTGTGTCTATACTTTCAAAATGCTTTTTATCTATAGTTACTTTCTTTTTTATTTTTAAACTTTCATTTAAAGCAATTCTGTATATCCATGTAAAAAGTTTACTTTCTCCGCGGAATTTATTTAAATTTTGGTGTATTTGCAAAAAAGTATTTTGCATGGCATCTTCAGCATCATACCTGTCTCCTGTTATTCTGTAAGCCAGATTATAAATATTTTTACTGTATAACTTAACAAGTTCTTCAATATTAATAACTGTTTCTGTTTTATTCTCCATTTTTCTGTTCTTTTGGTATGGCATCTATGGTTAAGTGTGTGAAAAATAAGCGATTCCGAAGCATTAATCTTTCAAGTTACAATAAACTTGAAACGAGCGGCAATCGTTGAAATGACATTTACACCCATTTAATTTCAAATTCATCAAACGCAAATATTTTTGCATTTTTTGAACTGTTGCACCGGACTGTTTCAGTATATTTTGTCTGTGTCGAGAATAGGTTCTTATAATATCTGTTGTGCTGTCAGGCAAAAAACTACTACTCAATAATCCAAGAGTATGCAGTTTTTGTATCCACTGACAATCCAAAATATCAGTCTTTTTACCCTTGATATTTTTAGTCTGACGGCCATTTACTAAAATCACTTCAAATCCTTCGGCAACAAGAAATGAAAATATATTTTGCCAATAAGTTCCTGTGCTTTCCATTGCAATTGTTGTAACTTCATGCTCTTTAAGCCATATGCTTAATTTTTGATGGTCTTCTGTGTAAACACCAATTTCTTTAATATCTTGTTCATCCTGTCCCACCGCTGCCCAATGACTTCGACTTCCAATGTCAATACCTGCTGCATTTGGATTGACTACTTCAAGTGATATTTGCTTTTTTTTACTCATAATAAAAAAGTTTAAAGATGAATATTATGAGTTTCAAGGAATGTAACTTCTAACTTTGAAATTATTCCAATCGGGATATTTACCTTTGGCAAACTCACCACTTAATTCAAACCCAAGTAATAAAAAAACTTTTACTACTTTTTACATTCTGCCCATGATTGCGCTCGGACTTTTTAAGCACCATTTAAGAAATCGGGCTCTACAAGAAACTCAATGCAAATATACACCCGTTAGCGAAAATATTCAACTGAATTTTTTAGTAGGGGGATTGGCTATAACGTTCTAAATAAAAGCCGTTTCTTATGGCTTTTATTTTTGTGTTAGCAACTTTTTTTATTTTTTTCATCTAATAATTTTTTAAAGAAATCTGCATTCTTGATATTTTTATTTTTAATATCAACAAAAACAGTTTTTAACTCTGGACTTAATTCACCATCGTGTTCTAAAATTGATTGTTGAACAAAATCTGTATATATTTTTATCAATTCTTGATTTTTATTTATGCCTAGCGATAAATTGTCAATCATTTTTTTATAATCATCTGTAATTTCTTTTATTTCATTGATGTTTGATTCTAAACTATATTCCATTTTAATTTTTTCAAATCCTTTTTGTGAAATATATTTACTATAAATTCTATATTTTAATGCATTATATAACACAATAAAACTCATCCCTGAAGTCAAAATACCAAGTAAGAGATGTAATATAGCTTTAACATAATGATCAGTGTATTGTATTGCAAATTCTTTATCAGGTAAATCTCCATTTAATAACAACTGATTAATTGACTCAGATGAAGAATAAAAGATGTTAAATAAATAAGTTGTTATAGCAGGAAATGATAATAAAATAATGAAAAATAAGATTTTTCTAAAGATTCCTAAGCTGAATATTTTTAAATTAAGGAAAATCCTTTTATATAAATCTTTTCTTTCATCATAGTGTCTTAAAAAGACTAGAAACCCAATAATCAAGGCAAGTGTTGCTATAATAGCACCATATATCATCATTTATTATATTTTAA
Above is a genomic segment from Bacteroidales bacterium containing:
- a CDS encoding RNA polymerase sigma factor: MENKTETVINIEELVKLYSKNIYNLAYRITGDRYDAEDAMQNTFLQIHQNLNKFRGESKLFTWIYRIALNESLKIKKKVTIDKKHFESIDTGIEQFKDNVPSEIKQLQTDPEKELIYKALLQEIKDGCHHFMLFRITEEQRIVFIFRILLGFTFKEISAIIDVSVNIIKSRYNRAKENLNKHVRNRCQWYNNKSSCTCEKCIGFALKTTPELFNIVSEAANKPEYYKMAAARIKQIDDIEAVYKNLPNLEYKTYPLKKFK
- a CDS encoding transposase produces the protein MSKKKQISLEVVNPNAAGIDIGSRSHWAAVGQDEQDIKEIGVYTEDHQKLSIWLKEHEVTTIAMESTGTYWQNIFSFLVAEGFEVILVNGRQTKNIKGKKTDILDCQWIQKLHTLGLLSSSFLPDSTTDIIRTYSRHRQNILKQSGATVQKMQKYLRLMNLKLNGCKCHFNDCRSFQVYCNLKD